A window from Leptospira stimsonii encodes these proteins:
- a CDS encoding discoidin domain-containing protein, with the protein MNSESIRISHPGPLKIREIKSSGTYDLKEGKLLRYNETKDSPGISALTLHLDGVSSLNQIRLHSNPQEVAFFPDTFRFEISMDGIVWEPILQETGFRRLNQKVGQWNFSLVQAKFLKLISQVSEKDGSGKYKVSLGQLEVGISGIVKIEVSSEQDRFWVKENLIDQRPDYGWASKEVSKPGEEFFLTDLGSISRVNELRLLTSKTDPVCFPERFTVYYSEDDLSWNQLLEENQFLSEPGVWYQWRFLPTNVRYLKLVARQNEKKGQEFYQTKIVELELYATPHLSDLTNKPTSEPLPYATVLRSGLVRLAVDGENSEGVAVQSNDRRLRDSSTEYKGIVELAGDGEDKEGVVVQGNDKRLKHSTELAHGLVRLASNGENRAERVVQGNDDRLKAATTSSLGIVELAENGETKDGVVVQGNDDRLKIATTKKYGLAILSEPGASEPGKAVTADDPRIRKANTEFPGIVRFAKSGEDSSEAAVQGDDKRLKIASTESYGIVQLAQSGESKEGVVVQGNDKRLRNATTSYPGIVEIAALGNNAPGKVVSSDDPRLSDKRDPKPHVHDYAPLDHDFSSHTGFLKVKGATEAAYTNIAPPPENHAPIYARNDSEKGAGVIGSARNTGLIGYGEKFGVRGDSSSSDQESAGVIGLAKRGFGGIFHSRSGVALFANGKGISSLGETGSGKAFLADGESEFSGSVRISTGKNADCIARFFPVNPSDVIGEGDILVMGEDGRLQKAKTANATNAIGVAVKSAALLFGESAPADGTHWLVAVSGVVTVNADASAYPIQPGSLLVTGLTGGHAVRISAESLRPGSLFGKALTPLRSGRGQIQILLCFQ; encoded by the coding sequence ATGAACTCTGAATCGATTCGAATCAGCCACCCCGGCCCGTTAAAAATCCGGGAAATCAAATCTTCCGGAACTTATGATTTAAAAGAAGGAAAACTTTTACGCTACAACGAGACAAAGGATTCTCCCGGGATTTCCGCCCTCACCCTACATTTGGACGGGGTTTCGAGTTTGAATCAGATCCGACTTCATTCCAATCCACAAGAAGTCGCTTTTTTTCCGGATACGTTTCGATTTGAAATTTCTATGGATGGAATCGTTTGGGAACCGATTCTCCAAGAGACCGGATTTCGGCGCTTAAATCAAAAGGTCGGACAGTGGAATTTTTCTCTTGTTCAGGCAAAATTCTTAAAATTAATCAGCCAGGTTTCAGAGAAAGACGGATCCGGAAAATACAAGGTTTCTCTTGGTCAGTTGGAAGTCGGCATTTCCGGTATCGTGAAAATTGAAGTCAGTTCCGAACAGGATCGATTTTGGGTAAAAGAAAACCTCATCGATCAAAGGCCTGACTACGGATGGGCATCGAAAGAAGTTTCCAAACCGGGAGAAGAATTTTTTCTTACCGATCTCGGATCGATTAGTCGTGTGAACGAGCTCCGACTTCTTACTTCCAAAACGGACCCGGTTTGTTTTCCGGAACGATTCACCGTATATTATAGCGAAGACGATCTTTCCTGGAATCAATTGTTGGAAGAAAACCAATTCTTATCCGAACCCGGAGTTTGGTATCAGTGGAGATTTCTTCCGACAAACGTGCGTTATTTGAAGTTGGTGGCGCGTCAAAATGAAAAGAAAGGCCAAGAGTTTTATCAGACCAAAATTGTAGAATTAGAACTCTATGCGACTCCGCATTTGAGCGATCTTACGAACAAGCCGACTTCGGAACCGCTTCCTTACGCGACGGTCCTTCGTTCCGGTTTGGTTCGTCTTGCGGTCGATGGCGAGAATTCCGAAGGTGTTGCGGTTCAGTCGAACGACAGAAGGCTGAGAGATTCTTCCACCGAATACAAGGGAATTGTGGAACTCGCGGGGGACGGAGAAGACAAAGAAGGCGTGGTCGTTCAAGGAAACGATAAACGACTCAAACATTCGACCGAACTCGCGCACGGTTTGGTTCGACTTGCTTCTAATGGCGAAAATCGGGCGGAAAGAGTCGTTCAAGGAAACGACGATCGTTTGAAAGCGGCGACTACTTCCTCTTTGGGAATCGTCGAGTTGGCGGAGAATGGAGAAACAAAAGACGGCGTTGTAGTTCAAGGAAATGACGATCGTTTGAAAATTGCGACGACCAAAAAATACGGTTTAGCGATCCTCTCCGAACCGGGTGCGTCCGAACCAGGAAAGGCTGTAACGGCTGATGATCCAAGAATTCGAAAAGCAAACACCGAGTTTCCCGGGATTGTTCGTTTTGCAAAGAGCGGAGAGGATTCTTCTGAAGCCGCTGTGCAAGGCGATGACAAACGCCTAAAAATCGCCAGTACGGAATCCTATGGAATCGTTCAACTCGCGCAGTCGGGAGAATCGAAAGAAGGAGTTGTTGTTCAGGGGAATGATAAGCGACTTCGAAACGCGACGACTTCTTATCCGGGAATCGTAGAAATTGCCGCATTGGGAAACAACGCCCCCGGCAAAGTTGTTTCTTCCGATGATCCGAGGTTGTCCGACAAGAGAGACCCGAAGCCGCATGTTCACGATTATGCGCCACTCGATCACGACTTTAGTTCTCATACTGGATTCTTAAAAGTAAAAGGCGCCACGGAAGCGGCTTATACGAACATCGCACCTCCTCCCGAAAATCACGCGCCGATCTATGCGCGAAACGATAGTGAAAAAGGTGCCGGCGTAATTGGATCCGCTCGCAATACGGGTTTGATCGGATACGGAGAAAAGTTTGGAGTTCGAGGGGATTCTTCTTCGAGTGACCAAGAATCGGCGGGAGTGATCGGGCTCGCCAAACGTGGATTTGGTGGAATCTTCCATTCGAGATCCGGCGTTGCGCTTTTTGCAAACGGAAAAGGGATTTCTTCTCTGGGAGAGACCGGATCGGGAAAGGCGTTCCTCGCCGATGGAGAATCCGAATTCTCCGGAAGCGTTCGAATTTCGACGGGAAAGAATGCGGATTGTATCGCGAGATTCTTCCCGGTAAATCCATCCGACGTAATCGGAGAAGGTGACATCTTGGTGATGGGAGAGGACGGACGTTTGCAAAAGGCAAAGACAGCTAACGCAACCAATGCGATCGGCGTCGCCGTAAAATCGGCGGCCCTACTCTTCGGAGAATCTGCGCCTGCGGACGGAACTCATTGGCTGGTCGCCGTGTCGGGTGTTGTCACGGTAAACGCGGACGCGTCTGCCTATCCGATTCAACCTGGAAGTTTGCTCGTGACCGGTTTGACAGGAGGTCACGCTGTTCGAATTTCGGCGGAGTCTCTTCGACCGGGTTCTCTTTTTGGGAAAGCGTTGACTCCGCTTCGTTCGGGAAGAGGTCAGATCCAAATTCTTCTTTGCTTTCAATGA
- a CDS encoding ParA family protein, with product MIVVSIANQKGGEGKTTTSLNLSMGLARRGKKTLLVDIDPQANSTGIFINPETLDKSMHGVFNSRMSIKEIMVDTKLPNLFLAPSKTNLAEVETLSGSSVDAPYILRDALQGLEGFDFCIIDCPPSLSIFTINALVGSNYVIIPLQAEKFSVDGIVGLQQTITSIKKRINPNLEILGALITQLKPQTLLTKTIVPVLTKYFRIFETSISDGVAVGESHLAKKSVFEYNKSSKQAQEYEGFIEEFLNELKK from the coding sequence ATGATAGTTGTATCCATTGCAAACCAGAAGGGCGGAGAAGGAAAAACGACCACTTCTCTCAATTTGTCCATGGGGCTCGCGAGAAGAGGAAAAAAAACCTTGCTCGTCGACATTGACCCCCAGGCGAACTCGACTGGAATTTTTATCAACCCGGAAACTCTGGATAAATCCATGCACGGAGTTTTTAACTCCAGAATGAGTATCAAAGAAATCATGGTAGATACCAAACTCCCGAACCTTTTCTTAGCACCCTCAAAGACAAACCTAGCAGAGGTGGAAACCCTATCCGGGAGTTCCGTGGACGCGCCCTATATTTTGAGAGACGCTCTCCAAGGACTGGAAGGATTCGATTTTTGCATCATCGATTGCCCGCCCAGCCTTTCGATCTTTACGATCAACGCCTTGGTCGGCTCGAATTACGTAATCATTCCTCTTCAGGCTGAAAAATTTTCGGTGGATGGAATTGTCGGACTTCAACAGACGATCACGAGTATTAAAAAAAGAATCAACCCCAACCTTGAAATTTTGGGTGCGCTCATCACACAACTCAAACCCCAAACCCTTTTGACAAAAACCATCGTCCCGGTATTGACAAAATACTTTCGAATCTTTGAGACGAGCATTTCCGATGGAGTCGCCGTCGGAGAATCTCATCTGGCAAAAAAATCCGTATTCGAATACAATAAGTCGAGTAAGCAGGCACAAGAATACGAAGGTTTTATTGAGGAGTTTTTGAATGAGCTCAAAAAGTAA
- a CDS encoding ParB/RepB/Spo0J family partition protein has product MSSKSKRLGSLADVFQAEKLEGTIRKIRLDKILPSENQPRQDRKKGVEDLARSLDKDGLLQPIIVTKQNPEDEHYRIVAGERRFHAAKQLNWTEVECKILDRDEKETFRLAIIENLQRENLSPYEEVEAMSHLKLSFKYTDQELATLFGKSRSYMTELLGISDLSKDELRSCKEAGIENKNLLIQAVSASRKGTFSEFLNLFSTGALKTVKDAKSFNREEEGLFSSKQNVTSNSKNPISKSTEYKITKKPGLIQISSENDELLSEILKLIKKEIRKKFDSE; this is encoded by the coding sequence ATGAGCTCAAAAAGTAAACGATTAGGCTCCCTTGCCGACGTATTTCAGGCGGAAAAATTAGAAGGAACGATTCGAAAAATTCGATTAGACAAAATTCTCCCGTCCGAGAACCAACCCCGACAGGACAGAAAAAAAGGAGTTGAGGACTTAGCAAGGAGCTTGGACAAAGACGGCCTTCTTCAGCCGATCATAGTAACAAAACAAAATCCGGAAGACGAACACTACAGAATTGTGGCCGGAGAAAGGCGATTCCATGCGGCAAAACAACTCAACTGGACCGAGGTCGAATGTAAAATTTTAGACCGGGATGAAAAAGAAACCTTTCGCCTCGCAATCATAGAAAACCTTCAGAGAGAAAATCTTTCACCTTACGAAGAAGTGGAGGCAATGTCCCATTTAAAACTCAGCTTCAAATACACAGATCAAGAGCTCGCAACTCTTTTTGGGAAAAGCAGAAGTTATATGACTGAACTTTTGGGTATTTCGGATCTCAGCAAAGACGAACTCCGTTCCTGCAAAGAGGCGGGAATTGAAAACAAAAATCTACTGATCCAGGCCGTCTCCGCGTCCAGAAAGGGCACCTTCTCCGAATTCTTAAATTTATTCTCAACCGGAGCGTTAAAGACCGTTAAGGACGCAAAATCATTCAACCGAGAAGAAGAAGGCCTCTTCTCTTCCAAACAAAACGTAACGTCAAATTCCAAAAATCCGATATCAAAATCCACAGAATATAAAATCACGAAAAAACCGGGATTGATTCAAATCAGCTCGGAGAACGACGAACTCCTATCGGAAATCCTAAAGTTAATCAAAAAAGAAATCCGCAAAAAATTCGACTCCGAATAA
- a CDS encoding helix-turn-helix domain-containing protein, protein MGEHYPYIKFFADIIDSGVWASLSSAAKTLYLVLLKFSDQHFKPVWPSTEILLKLTGFKTKKSIIQGKRDLIQAGLLQVTPGTGHTSSRYYFCFNYPGSKIPPQGYNFGTPRGSETESFEGSKKAPLGSAEGSPNHINITITNNQNQEPGKKNTPLSLSLLEEKYGTSILSEALGIAKLRGMEANLRYVQGICKNLMGTEESVPMPEFNQNSSPIGMGEKDPTWKGFLLWSRERLTRSSQEILEQIRIEPDGRTLCVLDSVPESLRMIIAKYFTEEIRPPILVIFSAKTEENRTISSKH, encoded by the coding sequence ATGGGCGAGCATTATCCATATATTAAATTTTTTGCCGACATCATCGATTCCGGTGTCTGGGCGAGCCTTTCCTCGGCGGCAAAGACGTTGTATCTGGTCCTGCTTAAATTTAGCGACCAGCACTTCAAACCGGTCTGGCCCAGCACGGAAATACTCTTAAAACTTACGGGATTCAAAACGAAAAAATCCATCATCCAGGGAAAGAGAGATCTGATCCAGGCAGGGCTCCTTCAAGTCACACCGGGAACCGGACATACGAGTTCTCGATATTATTTTTGCTTCAACTATCCCGGTTCCAAGATTCCACCGCAGGGGTATAATTTTGGAACCCCCAGGGGTAGCGAAACGGAATCCTTTGAGGGTTCAAAAAAGGCACCTCTGGGGTCTGCGGAAGGGTCCCCAAACCATATCAATATAACTATTACCAACAATCAAAACCAAGAACCGGGGAAAAAGAATACGCCTTTGAGTTTGTCTTTGTTAGAAGAAAAATACGGCACTTCAATTTTGTCAGAGGCGCTTGGAATTGCAAAGCTTCGAGGAATGGAAGCAAACCTAAGATATGTGCAAGGGATTTGTAAGAATCTAATGGGGACAGAAGAGTCAGTGCCGATGCCCGAATTTAATCAAAATTCTTCTCCGATTGGAATGGGGGAAAAAGATCCGACTTGGAAGGGATTCTTACTTTGGTCGAGAGAACGCCTCACTCGCTCCAGCCAAGAAATTTTAGAACAAATCCGAATCGAACCGGACGGAAGAACGCTCTGCGTCTTAGACAGCGTGCCTGAGTCTCTTCGAATGATCATCGCAAAGTACTTCACAGAGGAAATCCGTCCTCCGATATTGGTTATATTTTCCGCAAAAACTGAAGAAAACCGAACTATTTCCTCAAAGCATTAA